A stretch of Ipomoea triloba cultivar NCNSP0323 chromosome 13, ASM357664v1 DNA encodes these proteins:
- the LOC116001290 gene encoding protein RKD1-like, translated as MADTTYPSSSDNSSFWDDIIISPLRDSSQSMDLTTVENFENAPPESNEIITPPGATGTNVVAVDQGTAVVAEEDNTTAVLDVAAMNASVFRGRKRARRTFCDTTTLTFEKFSEYFYLPSEQAAEELQVGREVFKKKCREVGISYWPYRKLVSLDRLLAKVQEFGEIKDQAELQRTIKGLEDERDAILQNPNLDLADATVRLRDKCDRNSSRKRRYIDPTACPSTTPGSSSQAPIFPDIPELAPEEIQIFPDIPELAPEEIQEVPDIPELAPEEIQEVLAWLDEDDPPPKNISDK; from the exons ATGGCAGATACGACATATCCCTCATCTTCGGATAACTCTTCCTTTTGGGATGACATTATCATATCACCGTTAAGAGATAGTTCACAAAGTATGGACCTTACTACTGTCGAAAATTTTGAGAATGCTCCACCAGAGTCGAATGAGATAATTACTCCACCAGGTGCTACGGGTACAAATGTTGTGGCCGTTGATCAAGGTACTGCTGTAGTAGCGGAGGAAGATAATACCACTGCAGTGCTAGATGTAGCAGCTATGAATGCAAGTGTATTTCGTGGGAGAAAGAGAGCTAGAAGAACATTTTGTGATACTACCACTCtaacttttgaaaaattttctGAATATTTTTATCTGCCTTCTGAACAAGCTGCAGAGGAATTGCAGGTTGGGCGCgaagtttttaagaaaaagtgTAGGGAAGTGGGAATTTCCTACTGGCCTTATCGAAAACTCGTGAGTCTGGACAGATTATTGGCAAAAGTTCAG GAATTTGGTGAAATCAAAGATCAAGCTGAACTGCAAAGGACAATCAAGGGGCTAGAGGATGAGAGAGATGCGATACTTCAAAATCCAAATTTAGACTTGGCTGACGCAACAGTAAGGCTTAGAGACAAATGTGACAGGAACAGTTCTAGAAAGAGAAGGTATATAGATCCAACAGCTTGTCCTTCTACTACTCCCGGAAGCTCATCACAAGCTCCAATATTTCCTGATATTCCTGAATTAGCACCAGAAGAAATACAGATATTTCCTGATATTCCTGAATTAGCACCAGAAGAAATACAGGAGGTTCCTGATATTCCTGAATTAGCACCAGAAGAAATACAGGAGGTACTTGCTTGGCTAGATGAGGATGATCCTCCTCCCAAAAATATTAGCGACAAATAA